In Devosia litorisediminis, one genomic interval encodes:
- the mbhE gene encoding hydrogen gas-evolving membrane-bound hydrogenase subunit E, translating to MGPNIDASIALVAIAPFVAAALAPLLHRFTKPLSGWILALVPGAIFVFLLSLIEPVLATGSISARIGWVPAYGLDLSFFVDGLSLTFALTISGIGALIIIYSGAYLQGHQHLGRFLAFLMAFMGAMLGLVLADNMLGLFVFWELTAVTSFLLIGFDAVRAAARRGAIQALVITNIGGMALLAGVILVQQLTGTWELSELRGLEGGLQGHSLYGLVLAFFLIAAFTKSAQFPLHFWLPNAMEAPTPVSAFLHSATMVQAGVYLLARTTPWLGDTTAWTTILVCFGGVTLLWGALGSLKQTDLKQMLAQSTIASLGLLVLLIGLGTETAIAGMVIYFVAHALYKAGLFMVVGAIDHEAGTRDITALGGLSGKMPITFVAAMLAGLSMFGLPPTIAFFAKEEMYLYLLSPQWQDLAVLAVLIAGNALLAAVGALVAIKPFLGPAMQTPKSAHEAPLGLLAGPVILGVTGIAFALLLDWFGHTVLEPAATAILHEPVKSHLTWNIDLTKPVVWLSVATWVLAVLAYRNAATIRTLLRRFDAALGWTADTVFDIVMFGLIRFAGAVTRLLHHGRLELYLVTVFAMLALALMVPLFGLGAVNALLPTAELGSWGTKLSWPNLSPYEWGVVGLALLGLGAIVAAPNRLYSILALGVQGTAVALIFLLFGAPDLAFTQLMVEILSVVILALVMTRLNLDERDHRPFEDLARDGTLAVVCGVGVSLLLMVVLSGTLDTRLSDFFIATSVPIAHGANIVNVILVDYRGFDTLGEISVLMAAGISIMVLLRSRKKPVPVAAPLPPNPVVPKIKPKSTRAKAAATPRATTTAKATTKPKAAAAKPASTRTRATKTGAAKTAAATTPAAPAKAPAAPTKTPTTRRKRAES from the coding sequence TTGGGGCCAAACATTGACGCGAGCATTGCACTGGTGGCGATTGCGCCATTTGTTGCGGCTGCGCTGGCGCCACTGCTGCATCGCTTCACTAAACCCCTGTCGGGTTGGATTTTAGCGCTTGTTCCCGGTGCCATATTTGTCTTTTTGCTGAGCCTGATCGAGCCTGTCCTCGCCACCGGTTCGATCTCTGCGCGCATTGGCTGGGTCCCCGCCTATGGACTGGACCTGTCGTTCTTCGTCGACGGGTTGAGTCTGACGTTTGCGCTGACGATTTCGGGAATCGGCGCGCTGATCATCATCTATTCGGGTGCCTACCTGCAGGGACATCAGCATCTGGGGCGGTTTCTCGCCTTTCTGATGGCCTTCATGGGCGCCATGCTTGGCCTGGTTCTGGCCGACAACATGCTCGGTCTTTTCGTGTTCTGGGAGCTGACGGCAGTCACCTCCTTCCTGCTGATCGGCTTTGACGCGGTGCGAGCGGCGGCCCGTCGCGGCGCCATCCAGGCACTGGTCATCACCAATATTGGCGGCATGGCCCTGCTGGCGGGCGTTATTCTGGTGCAGCAGCTGACCGGCACCTGGGAACTCAGCGAATTGCGGGGGCTCGAAGGCGGGCTGCAGGGGCATTCGCTCTATGGTCTGGTGCTGGCCTTCTTCCTGATCGCCGCCTTCACCAAGTCGGCGCAGTTTCCGCTGCACTTCTGGCTACCCAATGCCATGGAGGCGCCGACCCCGGTGTCGGCGTTCCTGCACTCGGCAACCATGGTGCAGGCCGGTGTCTATCTGCTGGCGCGCACCACGCCCTGGCTCGGAGACACAACCGCCTGGACCACCATTCTGGTGTGCTTTGGTGGTGTGACCCTGCTGTGGGGCGCACTTGGTTCGCTCAAGCAGACCGATCTCAAGCAGATGCTGGCGCAATCAACCATTGCTTCGCTGGGCCTGCTGGTGCTGCTGATCGGTCTGGGCACCGAGACTGCCATTGCCGGCATGGTGATCTATTTTGTCGCGCACGCTCTGTACAAGGCTGGCCTGTTCATGGTGGTCGGTGCGATCGACCACGAGGCCGGCACCCGCGATATCACTGCGCTGGGCGGGCTCTCGGGCAAGATGCCCATCACCTTCGTGGCGGCCATGCTGGCCGGGCTGTCCATGTTCGGCCTGCCACCCACCATCGCCTTCTTTGCCAAGGAAGAGATGTATCTCTACCTGCTCTCGCCCCAGTGGCAGGATCTGGCTGTGCTGGCCGTACTGATCGCTGGCAATGCGTTGCTGGCCGCTGTCGGCGCACTGGTCGCGATCAAGCCGTTTCTCGGCCCGGCCATGCAGACGCCCAAATCCGCGCATGAAGCTCCGCTCGGACTGCTTGCCGGGCCGGTCATTCTCGGGGTAACCGGCATTGCCTTTGCCCTGTTGCTGGACTGGTTCGGCCATACGGTTCTGGAGCCGGCCGCAACCGCCATTCTGCACGAGCCAGTCAAAAGCCATCTGACCTGGAACATCGACCTGACCAAGCCAGTGGTCTGGCTCTCGGTTGCCACTTGGGTCCTGGCAGTGCTGGCCTATCGCAATGCGGCTACCATCCGCACCCTGCTGCGCCGCTTTGATGCCGCGCTGGGCTGGACAGCCGATACGGTGTTCGACATCGTCATGTTCGGACTGATCCGCTTTGCCGGTGCGGTAACGCGCCTGCTGCATCATGGTCGCCTCGAGCTTTATCTGGTCACGGTGTTCGCCATGCTGGCGCTGGCCCTCATGGTGCCGCTGTTTGGTCTTGGCGCCGTCAACGCGCTGTTACCGACCGCCGAGCTGGGTAGTTGGGGTACCAAGCTGAGTTGGCCCAATCTGTCGCCCTATGAATGGGGTGTGGTCGGTCTGGCCCTGCTGGGCCTGGGCGCCATCGTTGCTGCGCCCAACCGGCTATATTCCATTCTCGCGCTGGGCGTGCAGGGCACAGCCGTCGCGCTGATCTTCCTGCTGTTTGGTGCGCCCGACCTGGCCTTCACCCAGCTCATGGTTGAAATCCTCTCGGTGGTGATCCTTGCGCTGGTGATGACACGGCTCAATCTCGATGAACGCGATCACCGGCCGTTCGAGGATCTGGCGCGTGATGGTACATTGGCCGTCGTCTGCGGCGTTGGCGTCAGCCTGCTGCTCATGGTGGTGCTCTCGGGAACGCTCGACACGCGGCTGTCCGACTTCTTCATCGCAACCAGCGTCCCGATCGCGCATGGTGCCAATATCGTCAACGTCATTCTGGTCGATTACCGTGGCTTTGATACGCTGGGCGAAATTTCGGTGCTGATGGCCGCCGGCATCTCCATCATGGTGTTGCTGCGCAGTCGTAAAAAGCCGGTCCCCGTTGCTGCGCCACTGCCGCCCAATCCTGTCGTGCCCAAGATCAAGCCCAAGAGCACGCGCGCCAAAGCGGCTGCAACCCCGCGGGCTACAACCACGGCAAAAGCCACGACAAAGCCAAAGGCCGCCGCGGCCAAGCCAGCTTCGACCAGAACGCGCGCCACAAAAACGGGCGCGGCCAAGACCGCTGCAGCGACGACCCCGGCAGCCCCCGCCAAAGCGCCAGCTGCGCCGACCAAGACACCGACCACGCGCCGCAAGAGGGCTGAGTCATGA
- a CDS encoding S9 family peptidase — MTKTTPPVAARKSHVVTFHNIERDDPYHWLRAPNWQEVMQKPETLDPEIRSYLDAENAYFDDAFGTRTSKLQDTIYKEIRGRIKEDDSGIPTPDGPFAYNSRMLEGKQYPQIVRTARDGGPESVLLDCNIEAGDGYFGFAGAEHDRSHKFLAWAADRAGSEYYDIVIRDLETGADSAEVITNTAGSYVWSNDSGSIYYTEYDDNHRPYRVRLHIIGTDQANDPIIFEEKDPGFFVGVGRTLSDKFIVIDAHDHQTSECWLIDAETGGAPQLVAPRVTDREYDVDERDGLLYIRTNADGAEDYKIVTAPIDNPGADNWTDLVAHSQGVLILDTVLIKNHMLRLERFEGLPRIVVRDLRNGREESVKFDEEAYALGMSVGYEFDTSVFRLTYSSPTTPSRTFDVDLETGTRTLLKEQEVPSGHNPDHYETRRLFATAPDGEQVPVTVLYRKGTKLDGSAPALLYGYGAYGMSMPAAFSISALSLVDRGFVHATAHIRGGMEKGYRWYVQGRREHKTNTFTDFIAAGEMLIEKGYTSRGRIVAQGGSAGGMLMGAIANLAPDLWGGILAQVPFVDVLNTMLDETLPLTPPEWPEWGNPLASPEDYARIAAYAPYEQVTAKDYPPIFALAGLTDPRVTYWEPAKWVAKLRATKTGSAPLYLKTNMGAGHGGASGRFDRLKETAMCYAFALNAVGLEGSFTSN; from the coding sequence ATGACCAAGACCACGCCGCCTGTTGCCGCCCGCAAATCCCACGTCGTGACGTTTCACAATATCGAGCGCGACGACCCCTATCACTGGCTGCGGGCGCCCAATTGGCAAGAGGTGATGCAGAAGCCCGAAACGCTGGATCCCGAGATTCGCAGCTATCTCGACGCCGAGAACGCCTATTTCGACGATGCATTTGGCACTCGCACGAGCAAGCTGCAGGATACCATCTACAAGGAAATCCGCGGCCGCATCAAAGAAGACGATAGCGGCATTCCGACCCCAGACGGCCCTTTCGCCTATAATTCGCGCATGCTTGAGGGCAAGCAATACCCCCAGATCGTACGCACTGCCCGCGATGGCGGTCCCGAGAGCGTGCTGCTGGACTGCAATATTGAAGCTGGCGACGGCTATTTCGGCTTTGCTGGGGCCGAGCATGATCGCTCGCACAAATTCCTCGCCTGGGCAGCAGACCGGGCGGGTTCCGAATATTATGACATTGTCATCCGGGATCTGGAGACCGGGGCAGACAGCGCCGAGGTGATCACCAATACCGCCGGCTCCTATGTCTGGAGCAATGATAGCGGCTCCATCTATTACACCGAATATGACGACAATCATCGGCCCTACCGGGTGCGTCTGCATATCATCGGGACCGATCAGGCCAATGACCCGATCATCTTTGAAGAAAAGGACCCCGGATTCTTTGTCGGTGTCGGCCGGACCCTGAGCGACAAGTTCATTGTCATCGACGCCCATGATCACCAGACCTCTGAATGCTGGCTAATCGACGCCGAGACCGGTGGCGCACCGCAGCTGGTTGCCCCGCGCGTCACCGACCGTGAATATGACGTCGATGAACGTGATGGCCTGCTCTATATCCGCACCAATGCTGACGGCGCCGAGGACTACAAGATCGTCACCGCGCCGATCGATAATCCGGGCGCGGACAACTGGACCGATCTGGTAGCACACAGCCAGGGCGTGCTGATCCTCGATACCGTGCTGATCAAGAACCACATGCTGCGGCTGGAACGCTTTGAAGGCCTGCCGCGCATTGTGGTGCGCGACCTGCGCAATGGCCGGGAAGAGAGCGTCAAGTTCGACGAGGAGGCTTACGCGCTGGGCATGTCGGTCGGCTATGAGTTCGACACCTCGGTGTTCCGGCTGACCTATTCCTCGCCCACCACACCATCGCGCACGTTCGATGTGGATCTGGAAACCGGCACTCGCACCCTGCTCAAGGAGCAGGAAGTGCCCTCCGGTCACAATCCGGATCACTACGAAACCCGCCGCCTGTTCGCCACTGCACCCGATGGCGAGCAGGTCCCGGTCACCGTGCTTTATCGCAAGGGCACCAAGCTCGACGGTTCAGCCCCGGCCCTGCTTTATGGCTATGGCGCCTATGGCATGTCGATGCCGGCAGCGTTTTCCATCTCCGCGCTGTCGCTGGTGGATCGCGGCTTTGTCCATGCCACCGCTCACATTCGCGGCGGTATGGAAAAGGGCTATCGCTGGTATGTGCAGGGCCGCCGCGAACACAAGACCAACACCTTCACCGATTTCATCGCCGCTGGCGAAATGCTGATCGAAAAGGGCTACACCAGCAGAGGTCGCATCGTGGCACAGGGCGGCTCGGCGGGTGGCATGCTGATGGGCGCCATTGCCAATCTGGCCCCTGACCTGTGGGGCGGCATTCTGGCTCAAGTGCCCTTTGTCGACGTGCTCAACACCATGCTCGACGAGACCCTGCCGCTGACACCACCAGAATGGCCGGAGTGGGGTAATCCGCTGGCTTCGCCCGAAGACTATGCCCGGATCGCGGCCTATGCACCCTATGAGCAGGTGACCGCCAAGGACTACCCACCGATATTTGCACTGGCTGGCCTGACTGATCCGCGTGTTACTTATTGGGAGCCCGCGAAATGGGTTGCCAAACTACGGGCAACCAAGACAGGGTCCGCACCATTGTACCTCAAGACCAATATGGGTGCGGGCCATGGCGGCGCCTCCGGGCGCTTCGACCGGCTCAAGGAAACGGCAATGTGCTACGCCTTTGCGCTGAACGCCGTTGGTTTGGAAGGATCATTCACTTCCAACTAA
- a CDS encoding superoxide dismutase, whose translation MTTKFTLPPLPYAYDALGPYMSAETLEYHHDKHHQAYVTNGEKLLEGSGLEILPLEDIVKEAHGKNAGLFNNAGQHYNHVHFWNWMKPNGGGNKLPGKLQAAIDSDLGGFDKFRADFIAAGTTQFGSGWAWLSLKDGKLEVSKTANGESPLIHGAHPLLGVDVWEHSYYIDYRNARPKYLEAWFDNLVNWEHVELMFEEAN comes from the coding sequence ATGACGACCAAGTTCACGCTGCCGCCCCTGCCCTACGCTTATGACGCGCTCGGCCCCTACATGTCGGCTGAAACGCTTGAGTACCATCACGACAAGCACCATCAGGCCTATGTCACCAATGGTGAGAAGCTGCTCGAGGGTTCGGGTCTGGAAATCCTGCCGCTGGAAGACATCGTCAAGGAAGCCCACGGCAAGAATGCCGGCCTGTTCAACAATGCTGGCCAGCACTACAACCATGTTCACTTCTGGAACTGGATGAAGCCCAATGGCGGCGGCAACAAGCTGCCAGGCAAGCTGCAGGCAGCCATCGACTCAGATCTGGGCGGCTTCGACAAGTTCCGTGCTGATTTTATCGCGGCTGGCACCACCCAGTTCGGTTCGGGCTGGGCCTGGCTGTCGCTCAAGGATGGCAAGCTGGAAGTCTCCAAGACTGCCAATGGCGAGTCGCCCTTGATTCACGGCGCGCACCCGCTGCTGGGTGTCGATGTGTGGGAGCATTCCTATTACATCGACTACCGCAATGCCCGTCCGAAGTACCTTGAAGCCTGGTTCGATAACCTGGTGAACTGGGAACATGTCGAGCTGATGTTCGAAGAAGCCAATTAA
- a CDS encoding response regulator produces the protein MTQPAKVVAIIAANPALSSLLAMVVAGDPRLNVRIFESEVELIAFMRVSPIHMLVCDFDREGRPAYEMVESIRLNGDLLSQEVPVIALTRHVTPPMRHQAISAGIDEVIIKPMSPRYLFQRIQIRLRTRSVVGTLGGYRGPERRNRIFAPIPTPQPARRASDNVVPLFPDRRKPQHPVMEPRA, from the coding sequence GTGACACAACCAGCCAAGGTCGTTGCCATTATTGCGGCAAACCCGGCACTGTCTTCTTTGTTAGCGATGGTTGTGGCCGGTGACCCCCGGCTCAATGTCCGCATTTTCGAGAGCGAAGTCGAACTAATTGCCTTTATGCGCGTCTCGCCGATCCACATGCTGGTCTGCGATTTCGACCGCGAGGGCCGTCCCGCCTATGAGATGGTGGAAAGCATCCGGCTCAATGGCGACCTGCTTAGCCAGGAGGTCCCCGTGATCGCCCTGACCCGTCATGTCACCCCGCCCATGCGCCATCAGGCGATCAGCGCGGGCATTGACGAAGTGATCATCAAGCCGATGTCACCACGCTACCTGTTTCAGCGTATCCAGATCCGGCTGCGCACGCGCAGTGTGGTGGGAACGCTGGGCGGCTATCGTGGGCCCGAACGCCGTAACCGCATCTTTGCGCCCATCCCCACGCCGCAGCCAGCGCGCCGTGCCAGCGACAATGTGGTGCCGTTGTTTCCTGACCGGCGCAAGCCACAGCATCCGGTGATGGAGCCGCGCGCCTAG
- a CDS encoding LOG family protein, translated as MEPTKRGPVLAVFASNKGPGDAERASLMSQAGTYFAKRGAQLVCLAEKGVIPVPLITAARSAGGAVQVVADGSIVLPPALKGVTMEVVEDAPARLNRIAGLAEGMVALPGSLASATELFGVWSAAKALGRNTPVVMLNRHKAFEVMRGYSVDVLSPGLPGYDRAIQFADNIEDLWSRISRLVSEAR; from the coding sequence ATGGAACCCACCAAACGTGGCCCCGTCCTGGCCGTCTTCGCTTCCAATAAGGGCCCCGGCGACGCCGAACGCGCCTCGCTCATGAGCCAAGCGGGGACCTATTTCGCCAAGCGCGGTGCGCAACTGGTCTGTCTGGCCGAGAAGGGTGTCATTCCCGTGCCGCTGATCACCGCGGCCCGTTCCGCCGGCGGTGCCGTGCAGGTTGTGGCCGACGGCAGTATCGTGCTGCCACCGGCGCTCAAGGGCGTCACCATGGAGGTGGTGGAAGATGCCCCAGCGCGGCTCAATCGTATCGCCGGGCTGGCCGAGGGCATGGTTGCTCTGCCCGGTTCACTGGCCTCGGCGACTGAGCTGTTCGGTGTCTGGTCCGCAGCCAAGGCGTTGGGCCGCAACACGCCCGTGGTCATGCTCAATCGCCACAAGGCTTTCGAGGTGATGCGCGGCTATTCCGTAGATGTGCTCTCGCCCGGTTTGCCAGGCTATGACCGCGCCATCCAGTTCGCCGACAATATCGAAGATTTGTGGAGCCGGATCAGCCGGCTGGTCAGCGAAGCGCGCTAG
- a CDS encoding helicase HerA-like domain-containing protein codes for MLVDDKIFLGTSTQPEYIALKYGNRHGLVTGATGTGKTVTLQVMAEGFAAAGVPVFAADIKGDLSGVAKMGKAKGWQTQRAQEIGFSEFKDDIFPVIFWDLFGRQGHPIRTTISEMGALLLSRLLELNDTQEGVLNIAFKLADDEGLLLLDLKDLRALLVNVQERAKEISTRYGNVSTASIGAIQRSLLVLEQQGAENFFGERGLDIADLIRTDRDGRGFISILAADDLMQSPRLYSTFLLWMLSELFEELPEVGDMDKPKLVFFFDEAHLLFDDAPKALIDKVEQVVRLVRSKGVGVYFVTQNPVDIPESVLSQLANRVQHALRAYTPREQKAVRVAAETFRPNPAFSTEEAITQLGIGEALVSVLESKGVPSMVGRTMIRPPSAQVGPILPEERKAIMANSPVGGLYDTAIDRDSAFEVLTRKARDKQLAEERQQLEDEERKTAKRTYQDDAPKKRRSTRQTPAEAAMNSLARTVANRLGNALVRGILGSLKRGG; via the coding sequence ATGCTCGTTGACGACAAGATCTTTCTCGGAACCAGCACGCAGCCGGAATACATCGCTCTGAAATATGGCAATCGCCACGGGCTGGTGACTGGCGCGACGGGCACGGGCAAGACCGTAACCCTGCAGGTCATGGCCGAGGGCTTCGCCGCCGCTGGCGTGCCGGTCTTTGCCGCCGACATCAAGGGGGATCTCTCCGGGGTCGCCAAGATGGGCAAGGCAAAGGGCTGGCAGACCCAGCGTGCCCAGGAAATCGGCTTTTCCGAGTTCAAGGACGACATCTTCCCCGTCATTTTCTGGGATCTGTTCGGGCGCCAGGGCCATCCCATCCGCACCACCATTTCAGAAATGGGTGCGCTGCTGCTCAGCCGCCTGCTTGAACTCAACGACACCCAGGAGGGCGTGCTCAACATCGCCTTCAAGCTGGCTGACGATGAAGGGCTGCTGCTGCTCGACCTCAAGGATTTGCGGGCGCTTCTGGTCAATGTGCAGGAGCGCGCCAAGGAAATCTCGACCCGCTATGGCAATGTCTCGACCGCCTCGATCGGGGCCATCCAGCGCTCGCTTCTGGTGCTTGAGCAGCAGGGTGCGGAAAACTTCTTTGGTGAGCGTGGGCTCGACATCGCCGACCTGATTCGGACCGACCGCGATGGGCGTGGCTTCATTTCGATTCTGGCCGCCGATGATCTGATGCAGTCGCCGCGGCTCTATTCGACGTTCCTGCTCTGGATGCTGTCCGAACTGTTCGAGGAACTTCCCGAAGTAGGCGATATGGACAAACCCAAGCTGGTCTTCTTCTTTGACGAAGCCCATTTGCTGTTTGACGATGCGCCCAAAGCGCTGATCGACAAGGTTGAGCAGGTCGTGCGACTGGTACGCTCCAAGGGCGTCGGCGTGTATTTCGTCACCCAGAACCCCGTCGACATTCCAGAATCGGTGCTGTCACAGCTGGCCAATCGCGTGCAGCACGCTCTGCGTGCCTATACCCCTCGCGAGCAGAAGGCAGTGCGTGTCGCGGCCGAAACATTCCGCCCCAACCCCGCCTTTTCGACCGAAGAGGCCATTACCCAGTTGGGCATTGGTGAAGCGCTGGTTTCAGTGCTGGAGTCCAAGGGTGTCCCATCCATGGTCGGGCGCACCATGATCCGGCCGCCATCGGCGCAGGTTGGGCCCATCCTGCCCGAAGAGCGCAAGGCCATCATGGCGAACTCGCCGGTCGGCGGGCTGTACGATACCGCGATTGACCGCGATTCCGCCTTTGAGGTGCTGACCCGCAAGGCACGTGACAAGCAATTGGCTGAAGAACGCCAGCAGCTCGAAGACGAAGAGCGCAAGACCGCCAAGCGAACCTATCAGGATGATGCGCCCAAGAAGCGACGCTCGACACGACAGACACCGGCCGAAGCGGCCATGAATTCATTGGCCCGTACCGTGGCCAATCGCTTGGGTAATGCGTTGGTGCGCGGCATCCTCGGCAGCCTGAAGCGCGGAGGTTAG
- a CDS encoding TIGR03808 family TAT-translocated repetitive protein, which yields MNQTAFANRRQVLAGAIVLAAGAPISAHAQSVLEPSTLGLTANSGLDQSAVLQRALDLAAAAGQILRLPAGNILASNLIFPSNLIVEGVPGSTVVSPADGGIIANIVERNSVVLRDIIFAGAGSAQQTPALLNIERSATIALERCTLRDAPATGLRIFDAAVTIRDCSFSQIGDAAVHSMDSRGLIISGNRITHCGNAGIRIWRGENGSDGSIITGNRIANIDWRGGGNGQNGNGINVFWADEVVIADNHIADCAFTAIRLNSTNNTQVSGNICMRSGEVAIFSEFGFSGSIIANNIIDGAATGISITNLDSGGQLAVCSGNIVRNITPASAVNPDTIPIGIFAEAETAITGNTVQNVPGVAIAAGYGSFLRNVMISGNVISASTIGIGVSVAEGAGTVLIGRNAISGADKAVVGLAWSDVVEADLIANAGRYRNVTID from the coding sequence ATGAATCAGACCGCGTTCGCCAATCGCCGCCAAGTCCTTGCCGGAGCCATTGTTCTGGCTGCCGGCGCCCCTATTTCTGCCCATGCGCAAAGTGTGCTTGAGCCATCGACGCTGGGCCTGACGGCCAATTCGGGACTGGATCAAAGCGCGGTGTTGCAGCGAGCGCTTGATCTGGCTGCAGCTGCAGGGCAGATCCTGCGCCTGCCCGCGGGCAATATCCTGGCCAGCAATCTGATATTTCCCAGCAATCTGATCGTTGAAGGGGTGCCGGGCAGCACCGTGGTCAGCCCCGCCGACGGTGGGATCATCGCCAATATTGTCGAACGCAACTCGGTTGTTCTGCGCGACATTATCTTTGCCGGCGCGGGCAGTGCCCAGCAGACCCCGGCCCTGCTCAACATAGAACGCAGCGCCACCATCGCCCTGGAACGCTGCACCCTGCGCGATGCGCCAGCGACGGGTCTGCGTATTTTCGACGCCGCCGTGACCATTCGCGATTGCAGTTTCTCCCAGATCGGTGACGCAGCGGTCCACTCCATGGACAGTAGGGGCCTGATCATATCGGGTAATCGCATCACCCATTGCGGCAATGCCGGCATCCGTATCTGGCGTGGCGAGAACGGCTCGGACGGCTCGATCATCACCGGCAACCGGATTGCCAATATCGATTGGCGCGGCGGCGGCAACGGTCAGAATGGCAACGGGATCAATGTGTTCTGGGCCGACGAAGTGGTCATCGCCGACAATCACATCGCCGATTGCGCCTTTACCGCCATCCGGCTCAATTCTACCAACAACACCCAGGTCAGCGGCAATATCTGTATGCGCTCGGGCGAGGTGGCGATCTTTTCGGAGTTCGGTTTTTCGGGCTCGATCATTGCCAATAACATCATCGATGGTGCCGCGACCGGCATATCGATCACCAATCTGGACAGTGGCGGCCAGCTCGCAGTGTGTTCGGGCAATATCGTGCGCAACATCACCCCGGCTTCGGCGGTCAATCCCGACACCATTCCCATCGGCATCTTTGCCGAGGCCGAAACCGCCATTACTGGCAATACCGTGCAGAACGTGCCCGGTGTCGCCATTGCCGCTGGCTATGGCAGCTTCCTGCGCAATGTGATGATTTCGGGCAATGTGATTTCTGCCAGCACCATTGGCATTGGGGTCAGCGTTGCCGAGGGCGCCGGGACGGTGCTGATCGGACGCAACGCCATCAGCGGCGCCGACAAGGCCGTGGTCGGACTGGCCTGGAGCGATGTTGTCGAAGCGGACCTGATCGCCAATGCCGGTCGCTACCGCAATGTCACCATCGACTAG
- a CDS encoding asparaginase yields MDANPILAETVRGNWVENRHRGAFAIIDADGIIIASAGDIERSIFPRSAIKSMQALAIFARHADTQFHHSAEELALACSSHNGEDFHVEVAAGLLGRLGLSEADLECGAHQPINAAARAALRALGAKPSTLHNACSGKHSGMLSVSLAMGEPTAGYANREHAVQQQVRASVEAVIGEPLTEAKCGTDGCSIPTYAAPLRAFARGFARMATGTGLTPEMGAAAKRLLDAATSLPHLVGGTDHADTRIMAAFNGRVMQKYGADGVQCGAIRDKGWGYALKCDDGNVLAAHAMVAGMLLKFAEPDADQRAVLETIAHQSIRSVRGDVVGEMRSVGF; encoded by the coding sequence ATGGATGCCAATCCCATTCTCGCCGAAACCGTTCGTGGCAACTGGGTAGAGAACCGTCACCGCGGCGCCTTTGCGATCATCGATGCCGATGGCATAATTATCGCCTCAGCCGGCGACATAGAGCGGTCCATCTTCCCCCGCTCGGCCATCAAGTCGATGCAGGCTCTGGCGATTTTTGCCCGTCACGCTGACACCCAATTCCACCATAGTGCCGAAGAATTGGCCCTGGCTTGTTCCTCCCACAATGGCGAAGACTTCCACGTCGAGGTTGCCGCTGGGCTGCTGGGCCGCCTTGGCTTGTCCGAGGCCGATCTGGAATGCGGCGCGCATCAGCCCATCAATGCAGCCGCGCGCGCCGCCTTGCGGGCGCTGGGCGCCAAACCGTCCACGCTGCACAATGCCTGTTCGGGCAAGCATTCGGGTATGCTCAGCGTCTCTCTGGCCATGGGCGAGCCAACCGCAGGTTACGCCAATCGCGAACACGCCGTGCAGCAACAGGTGCGTGCCAGCGTCGAAGCGGTGATCGGGGAGCCGCTGACCGAAGCCAAATGCGGCACCGATGGTTGCTCTATCCCCACCTATGCCGCGCCGCTGCGTGCCTTTGCCAGGGGCTTTGCCCGCATGGCAACCGGCACCGGCCTGACGCCCGAAATGGGGGCAGCCGCCAAACGGCTGCTCGACGCCGCAACATCCCTGCCGCATCTGGTGGGGGGCACCGATCATGCCGACACCCGCATCATGGCGGCCTTCAATGGCCGCGTGATGCAGAAATATGGCGCCGACGGCGTGCAGTGTGGCGCGATCCGCGACAAGGGCTGGGGCTATGCGCTCAAATGTGACGACGGCAATGTGCTGGCCGCCCATGCCATGGTCGCTGGCATGCTGCTCAAGTTCGCCGAGCCCGACGCCGACCAGCGCGCTGTCCTGGAAACCATTGCACACCAGTCCATCAGGAGCGTCCGCGGCGACGTCGTCGGCGAGATGCGCTCGGTGGGCTTCTGA
- a CDS encoding SH3 domain-containing protein, with the protein MNKQQEKVLIATLCGLVIAAASAFAVQPAMAEGYAVDQLARVSGVAHWDQLNVRKWPAAHSQKTGALAPGVAVWVERCITFETGSDWCLVDRNYTQGWVNARFLTPVYDADI; encoded by the coding sequence ATGAACAAGCAGCAGGAAAAAGTACTCATCGCCACATTGTGTGGTCTGGTGATCGCCGCCGCCAGTGCCTTTGCCGTTCAGCCAGCCATGGCTGAGGGCTATGCCGTGGACCAGTTGGCGCGGGTGTCCGGCGTTGCCCATTGGGATCAGCTCAATGTTCGCAAATGGCCTGCTGCACACTCCCAGAAAACCGGCGCACTCGCGCCCGGTGTAGCGGTCTGGGTCGAGCGCTGCATTACTTTTGAAACCGGCTCGGACTGGTGCCTGGTAGATCGCAATTATACCCAGGGTTGGGTCAATGCGCGCTTTCTGACCCCGGTTTACGACGCTGATATCTGA